One window of the Pedobacter ginsengisoli genome contains the following:
- a CDS encoding LTA synthase family protein codes for MVPLSEIMATFYHALKLDLSMVAYILAIPLFSYIYWLLNGRKVVELKWLTVYNKILIVLFSIISVVNFNIYREWGSKINAKAVGFAISTPNEALASSASSPIGLTLSLLVLLIVIGFVLQRHVVLRKLEFKASPIWLRGIAVIILFFLNFLLIRGGFGGSPINQSMAYFSKEQVLNHAAVNTEWNLISSAIAARMTKTNPYNYLSKQVADANIKELYTPAKDTTINILKTKRPNVVLVIIESFTADLTKTLGNEDGITPNFDTLIHKGVLFSNIYSSGSRTDKGLVATLAGFPTLAAGSIVKWPEKMQKIPGISQPFFKNGYQTSFFYGGESEFDNYKAFILSHNYQKLIDRNNFKGGKVTKWGQFDEAVFERQIEDLNKEKQPFFSTLLTLTNHEPYSLPGTYKFGEADNIAKFKSTAHYTDSCINAYLNNAKKESWYKNTLFVFIADHGHILPKNSHEIYVPQRYHVPLLFYGDVIKDEFKGAKFNDVGSQADVAATILAQLDISAKEFVWSKNLLNPYAKHFAFFSWDNGMGFIDNQQCVTFDNVGKTILYNSNAKRKDLTLKTLNSAKSYLQNVYQQFIEL; via the coding sequence ATGGTTCCCTTATCGGAAATCATGGCAACTTTTTATCACGCCCTCAAGCTAGACCTGTCAATGGTGGCATACATACTTGCAATTCCACTTTTCAGCTACATATACTGGCTTTTAAATGGCCGCAAGGTGGTAGAGTTAAAATGGCTAACCGTTTACAACAAAATCCTTATCGTATTATTCAGCATTATCTCTGTAGTAAATTTCAATATTTACAGGGAATGGGGTAGTAAAATAAATGCCAAGGCTGTAGGTTTTGCTATCTCAACTCCAAATGAAGCCCTTGCATCCAGCGCTTCCTCTCCTATTGGCTTAACCTTATCGCTACTTGTTCTGTTAATTGTAATAGGCTTTGTTTTACAGCGCCATGTTGTGCTCAGAAAACTTGAATTTAAGGCAAGTCCGATCTGGCTAAGGGGAATTGCCGTGATTATATTGTTCTTTTTAAATTTTCTTTTAATACGAGGCGGATTTGGCGGTTCTCCAATTAATCAAAGCATGGCCTATTTCTCTAAAGAACAGGTTTTAAATCATGCCGCAGTAAATACAGAATGGAACCTGATATCGAGTGCAATTGCAGCCCGGATGACCAAAACTAATCCTTATAATTACTTAAGTAAGCAGGTTGCCGATGCAAATATTAAAGAACTTTACACTCCTGCAAAGGATACAACAATCAACATCCTTAAAACCAAAAGGCCAAATGTAGTTTTGGTAATTATTGAAAGCTTTACTGCTGATCTGACCAAAACACTTGGTAATGAGGATGGCATTACGCCTAATTTTGATACGTTAATACATAAGGGGGTTCTTTTTAGCAATATCTATTCTTCAGGAAGCCGTACCGATAAAGGGCTGGTGGCTACATTGGCCGGTTTCCCTACTCTTGCGGCTGGTAGTATTGTAAAATGGCCAGAAAAAATGCAGAAAATCCCGGGCATCTCTCAGCCGTTTTTTAAAAATGGTTATCAAACCTCTTTTTTTTACGGAGGGGAATCTGAATTTGACAATTACAAAGCTTTTATTCTGAGCCACAATTACCAGAAACTGATTGACCGAAATAACTTTAAAGGCGGAAAGGTAACCAAATGGGGACAGTTTGATGAGGCAGTTTTTGAGAGACAGATTGAAGATCTAAATAAGGAAAAACAGCCTTTCTTCTCTACCCTGCTTACGCTTACCAATCATGAGCCTTATAGCTTGCCGGGTACTTACAAGTTTGGAGAAGCAGACAACATTGCAAAATTTAAAAGCACTGCTCATTATACCGATTCCTGTATTAATGCTTACTTAAACAATGCTAAAAAGGAAAGCTGGTATAAAAATACGCTGTTTGTGTTTATTGCAGACCACGGCCATATTTTACCTAAAAACAGTCACGAAATTTATGTCCCTCAACGTTATCATGTGCCCTTACTATTTTACGGAGATGTGATTAAAGATGAATTTAAGGGTGCAAAATTTAATGATGTAGGTAGTCAGGCCGATGTTGCCGCTACAATACTTGCACAGCTGGACATCAGTGCAAAGGAATTTGTATGGAGCAAAAACCTTTTAAATCCTTATGCAAAACATTTTGCATTTTTTAGCTGGGATAATGGGATGGGCTTTATCGATAACCAGCAATGTGTTACCTTTGATAATGTAGGTAAAACAATATTATACAATAGTAATGCTAAGCGTAAAGACCTAACTTTAAAAACACTTAACAGTGCAAAATCATACCTACAAAACGTTTATCAGCAATTTATTGAACTATAA
- a CDS encoding MlaE family ABC transporter permease, with product MEKKAESQETSNDEVKTPGKLSRMFITFYDVFQFMGRFFKEGFLPPYEGKELMKQCYDIGYRSLALISLTGFITGIVFTKQSRPSLAEFGATSWLPSLVGIALLRTLAPLLTSLIAAGKVGSSIGAELGSMRVTEQIDAMEVSATNPFKFLVTTRVLASTITIPILTFYTAMVGMLGALLNVSLSEGTSAKAFFQSSLESISFLDITASTIKAVIFGFTIGMVGCYQGYNSSKGTEGVGKAANSAVVIGMFLIFIEEVVSVQFFGLFRT from the coding sequence ATGGAGAAAAAAGCTGAGAGCCAGGAAACCTCAAATGATGAAGTAAAAACACCTGGTAAATTATCCAGAATGTTTATAACGTTTTATGATGTTTTTCAGTTTATGGGCCGCTTTTTTAAAGAAGGCTTTTTGCCTCCTTATGAGGGTAAGGAACTAATGAAGCAGTGTTATGACATTGGCTACCGCTCTTTAGCGCTTATTTCACTTACCGGATTTATTACAGGCATTGTATTTACCAAGCAATCCAGACCATCACTTGCTGAATTTGGAGCAACTTCATGGCTTCCATCATTGGTAGGGATTGCGCTCCTGAGAACACTTGCTCCCCTATTAACTTCTCTTATTGCTGCCGGAAAAGTAGGTTCAAGTATTGGAGCCGAATTAGGATCAATGAGGGTTACAGAGCAAATAGACGCTATGGAAGTATCAGCAACCAATCCGTTTAAATTTCTGGTAACCACAAGGGTGCTTGCATCAACAATTACTATCCCTATCCTTACATTCTACACTGCAATGGTAGGTATGTTGGGTGCATTGTTAAATGTTTCACTAAGCGAGGGCACAAGTGCAAAGGCGTTTTTTCAGTCTTCTTTGGAATCGATTAGCTTTTTAGATATTACAGCATCCACTATTAAGGCTGTTATATTTGGTTTTACAATTGGAATGGTAGGTTGCTACCAGGGTTATAACTCATCAAAAGGAACAGAAGGTGTAGGAAAGGCTGCAAATTCAGCAGTAGTTATTGGCATGTTCCTTATTTTTATTGAGGAAGTGGTTTCAGTACAGTTTTTTGGTTTATTCAGGACCTAA
- a CDS encoding S9 family peptidase — MNFKHIFFKLALVFTLGLLGKANAQDIKWAKDGNSYYEVSQGELVSISLPQNERKTIVSRNLLYSSGNSGLNDIKSFQISEDGTKVLLYTNSKKVWRYETRGDYYVADLKTNQVTQVGKDKPASSLMFAKFSPDGNKVAYVSRHNLYVDDLMTKTSKALTTDGTDRLINGTFDWVYEEEFDCRDGFRWSPDGQSIAYWQLDASKIKNFLMIDNTDSIYSFTIPVEYPKVGENPSSCKVGIVNIASAKTNWLDVPGDQIQNYIPRMDWIPASNEVILQQLNREQNVSKLFVADAGSGEVKNIYTETDKAWIDVAKGWDWINGGKEFIWMSESDGWRHLYRISKDGKKHTLITQGNFDVIENSLIDEKNGQIYFIASPTNATQKYLFKTKLSGGKAEMVTPSILKGTHSYEISPNGVFARHTYQSAIVPPITEWMKLTTLNPLTMEGSITNQLGRMKPPKNKVEFFKVTTEDGVELDGWMKKPDNFDQTKKYPVVFYVYGEPASQTVTDTYGAGRNWLYAGDMPKDGYIYISVENRGAPAPKGREWRKSIFQKIGTLNIRDQAMAAKKIMEWPFVDKNRVAVWGWSGGGSSTLNLMFQYPEIYKTGIAIAAVGNQLTYDNVYQERYMGSPLKTKEAYVKGSPITYAKNLQGKLLYIHGTGDDNVHYQNAEMLINELIKNRKVFQLMSYPNRTHSINEGEGTSEHLALTYTEFLQRNCPPGGR; from the coding sequence ATGAACTTTAAACACATTTTTTTTAAACTGGCTTTAGTCTTTACCTTAGGACTACTTGGAAAAGCCAACGCTCAGGATATTAAATGGGCTAAAGATGGTAATTCATATTACGAGGTAAGCCAGGGTGAACTTGTATCTATAAGCCTGCCTCAAAACGAGAGAAAAACTATTGTTAGCAGGAACTTGCTTTACTCAAGCGGTAACAGTGGATTAAATGACATCAAAAGTTTCCAGATATCTGAAGATGGCACCAAAGTTCTGCTTTATACCAACAGCAAAAAGGTTTGGCGTTATGAAACACGCGGAGACTACTATGTAGCCGATTTGAAAACCAATCAGGTTACCCAGGTTGGAAAAGATAAGCCTGCTTCGTCGTTAATGTTTGCTAAATTTTCTCCCGATGGGAATAAAGTTGCCTATGTAAGCAGGCACAATCTGTATGTTGATGACTTAATGACTAAAACCAGCAAAGCGCTTACAACTGATGGTACTGACAGGTTAATTAACGGTACTTTTGATTGGGTATATGAGGAGGAGTTTGATTGCAGGGACGGTTTTAGATGGAGCCCTGATGGTCAGTCTATAGCTTACTGGCAGTTAGATGCTTCTAAAATCAAAAACTTTTTAATGATAGATAACACAGATTCTATCTATTCATTTACTATTCCGGTTGAATATCCTAAAGTTGGCGAAAATCCTTCATCCTGCAAAGTTGGTATCGTTAACATTGCTTCGGCAAAAACCAATTGGCTGGATGTACCCGGAGATCAGATTCAAAACTATATCCCTAGAATGGACTGGATTCCAGCCAGCAATGAAGTAATTTTACAGCAATTAAACCGTGAGCAAAATGTAAGCAAGTTATTTGTTGCTGATGCAGGAAGCGGCGAGGTAAAAAACATTTATACAGAAACTGATAAGGCATGGATTGATGTTGCCAAAGGATGGGACTGGATAAATGGTGGTAAAGAATTTATCTGGATGAGCGAAAGCGACGGATGGCGTCATCTTTACCGCATCAGTAAAGACGGTAAAAAGCATACGCTAATTACCCAGGGTAATTTCGATGTGATTGAGAATTCATTAATAGATGAGAAAAATGGTCAGATCTATTTTATTGCTTCTCCAACAAATGCTACACAGAAATATTTATTTAAAACCAAGCTTAGTGGTGGCAAAGCTGAAATGGTTACCCCTTCTATTCTGAAAGGCACCCACTCTTACGAGATATCTCCTAATGGAGTATTCGCCCGTCACACTTATCAAAGTGCTATAGTACCCCCAATTACTGAATGGATGAAACTTACTACCTTAAACCCATTAACTATGGAAGGTAGTATAACCAATCAGCTTGGGCGAATGAAACCGCCAAAAAACAAAGTAGAATTTTTTAAAGTAACTACTGAGGATGGGGTTGAACTGGATGGATGGATGAAAAAGCCTGATAATTTTGACCAGACTAAAAAATACCCTGTAGTGTTTTATGTTTATGGTGAACCTGCTTCGCAAACTGTAACTGATACTTACGGTGCCGGGCGTAACTGGTTGTATGCCGGCGATATGCCTAAAGATGGCTATATCTATATTTCAGTTGAAAACAGAGGAGCTCCTGCACCTAAAGGAAGAGAATGGCGTAAAAGTATTTTCCAAAAAATAGGCACTTTAAACATCCGCGATCAGGCTATGGCTGCTAAAAAAATAATGGAATGGCCTTTTGTAGATAAAAACAGAGTAGCTGTTTGGGGATGGAGCGGTGGTGGTTCATCAACATTAAACCTGATGTTCCAATACCCTGAAATATACAAAACCGGTATCGCCATTGCGGCCGTAGGAAATCAGCTAACCTACGATAATGTGTACCAGGAAAGGTATATGGGTTCGCCATTAAAAACCAAAGAAGCCTACGTTAAGGGCTCTCCTATTACATATGCAAAAAACCTGCAAGGTAAGCTTTTGTACATCCATGGAACGGGTGATGATAACGTACATTATCAAAATGCAGAGATGCTGATCAATGAGCTGATAAAAAACAGAAAAGTATTTCAACTAATGTCGTACCCTAACAGAACGCATAGCATAAATGAAGGCGAAGGTACCTCAGAGCATCTTGCCTTAACCTACACAGAATTTTTACAACGAAACTGTCCTCCCGGAGGCAGGTAA